Proteins from a single region of Haloarcula laminariae:
- a CDS encoding TetR/AcrR family transcriptional regulator: protein MSSESTAEIIEATGRALCEHGYADLTMQRIAAESSVTSAAIHYHFDTKEELLNAFLDDLLDRFESRLACEARDPRERLNEFLDAVFEEPSSDHDDFPVAMMELKAQAPYHDVFRDRFVELDSVVQDVVATAVRDGIEDGHFDDADPEQVARLVATMMNGAHVRSVALGEETTRTREAIEWTLALYLGWQPGSEVRA from the coding sequence ATGAGTTCTGAGAGCACTGCCGAAATCATCGAGGCGACGGGGCGTGCGCTCTGCGAGCACGGCTACGCCGACCTCACGATGCAGCGGATCGCCGCCGAGTCCTCCGTCACTTCGGCCGCGATTCACTACCATTTCGATACCAAAGAGGAGTTACTGAACGCCTTTCTCGATGACTTGCTCGACCGCTTCGAGTCGCGACTGGCCTGCGAAGCCCGCGACCCGCGCGAGCGACTGAACGAATTTCTCGACGCCGTCTTCGAAGAGCCCTCCTCCGACCACGACGACTTTCCGGTCGCGATGATGGAGCTGAAGGCGCAGGCGCCCTATCACGACGTCTTCCGGGACCGGTTCGTCGAGCTCGACAGCGTGGTCCAGGACGTGGTGGCGACGGCCGTTCGGGACGGTATCGAGGACGGACACTTCGACGACGCCGACCCCGAGCAGGTGGCACGGCTGGTCGCGACGATGATGAACGGCGCACACGTCCGGTCGGTCGCGCTCGGCGAGGAGACCACCCGGACCCGCGAGGCTATCGAGTGGACGCTGGCGCTGTATCTGGGCTGGCAGCCCGGTTCGGAGGTGAGGGCATGA